Genomic DNA from Fusarium keratoplasticum isolate Fu6.1 chromosome 2, whole genome shotgun sequence:
CGGTGGCCTTGTGCCGTACGTGGTTGTGGAGGTAGAATTATCTGCCGTCGTTTCACCATGTCTTCCATGACATGGAGCATCCCCCATGTAAGACCACTTACACGTCAGAGAAGAGGCTTGACTCCCATCAAGACGCCTCATATACGTCAATTGACGCGGGAATACGACACATCCTTTCCTCAACGGTTTCTCTTAATCCAGGGCTGACCTCACGATGAAGCTCACAGGGTCAACCATCCAGGGGCCTCGACGCTCACAGGGATCGATGCAGTGGCACTAATCTATTCCGGACGCCCGCACCGATCGACATCGGCCCTGTCATAGGGCAGTTCCCAACTGTTGCGGTCCCTGTGCCTTGGATGGCAAACGCCTTTTACTGTTTCAATACCGTCAGGATGGTTCGTGCGCTGCAGACTTCACTTGGAACCCTGTCGCTGTCCGCGGACTGCTTGAGGAGGTGGGAGGTTGTCGATTCAGGAACTTCCCGTGCTGTGACAGGTTTGACAGTCCAGGCCCCCTGGTCGATCTACGCCAAGCGTGTCACCCATGTCAAGCCACACGACGACGTCAAGGCCGGACCTGAAAGGTTTTCATGATTATGTCTTGAGAAATAAAGACAGAAAAAAGTCAAAAAGGGGTGATTTTCATGAACCCTTCCGAGACTTCATGACCGGAAGCATCGGGATGCTAGGCATTGTCTCGTTACGGCCCTGAATCGAAAAGGACACGAGATTCCCCCCTACCTCCTGTCACTCCGCCGCCCAAGCTCAATCAGGCATCTCATCGGCGCTAGAATTTTTAGAAGACCCCCGTCTTCCCGGAAGAGTTAGCGAGCCTGCGAGGCCCTGTCCTTTTAAGATCGTCGAAAACCGGGTCTCCAAACTCTCATGGACAGCTGCCATTCCGTattcagcagcaacagccgcAGCGGCGGTGAAGAGCTGGAGCCGCCCGGGGCCTTTGTAATTGTCCGAGGGCCCGTCAAGGTTACCAGCTGGAGACTGCCAGGCAGGTCAAGAAAACAGAGACACTATCACAGCAAAGCTGTCTACTCATCAATAACATGACCGTTCTAATAAGGGATATACATAAATTCTATAAACAATTACAAGCAATCCTCTTAGACTTTCAAATATCTTGGAGGAAAATTTGTCCATTATCTTATAAATTCTTCACATTTTTTTTACTCTGActcgttgacgaggatgagttAATACCCCAGTGTACGGATACTGGTGTCTTGTTTTGTCTTCCACCCAGGTGGCTACCCACGTCAAGAGAGCCGGTTGCTGTGCCACGCGAGGCGCGGCAACACTCCAGCTGACCTGTTCAGCTCTTGATTCGTCGCGATGTCCGTCGGACAGGCCGAGTCATGACCTCTATACCTCTTAAGACTCATTCGTGtagccttggcttcctcccGAGACGTTGGCGAGCACGCTTGTCACGGGATGGCTCAGTCGTGGTTATCGATCGCGTCTTGGCTGTTGTCCATTGTTCCCGAATCTCACCGCCCTCTTGAaatgatggagatggttAAGCCGGTTGACCGTGGCGTAGCTGTGTCTAGGCTCTTCTATTCATCTTATGGAGCAGTTGCTATTAAGGCCACGGGATCATAGCTTAGAGACGGGATGAAGACGGAGGCCGCCAACGCCCGGGGACATGTTTACTACAGAGTACCGAGACTGCTAACCCTCTATGTCGGTGATATGTCTCATCAACCATTGTCTCAGTGGTGCTCACCGATCACGTGTGTCGATGGCATTAGCAACTACCAGAGTGGTTGTTCGACAACGCTATGCCGCGGCTAACTCACGATAACTCATAGGTGGTGATCACATGTGTAGATAACCTGTACCAGTCGGTATTCATCGAGCTCACAGCAAAAAACAGTGCTTGCTTGTGACTGTTCAGCTCACGGGTGAAGCCTCCATACCGAGGCAATGAATTTTCATCATCCCACCTTAGTTACTCGTGTCCCATAGATGTTTGGAACTCTGTCATCCTGCAGAGCTCATTACACACAGCTCCGTCAAGCTCAGCCATTGGATTAGCAGCAAGGCGATAAAAAGTTAAGAGCTGATTGTCAAGAATGCGGGCTAAATTTAGCACGTGCAAGGTAAaccttctccagctcatcaacgagatTGACTCAAAAAATCGCCGACACGTTCCTGCAGGGTAGCGTCATGACCAACTTAAATGCTAAAGCTAACCATCACAAGTCACAGGGGTCCAGAAACGACAGATCATAGCAAAGAACATCTAATTCGTATTAAATATTGCAAGCTCATTTACACAAAATATACTAAAATAATCAAAGAACTATCATAAAAAAGGACCATACCTTGTCTActattttaatttttattatctaCGATAACTTACCCTTAGAGGAAAATGAACTCATGACTTTGTCCTGACCATGTGCCCTCACAGGGGTCGTGAGAGACCCTTAATTGAGGACTGATTTGCATATTCGACGACGCGTTGCTCGAGTTGACGCGAATACCCTGCTGCTTGAAAATGCAGGAATCGCGTGACGTCCACGGAGATCGTCAAGCAAAGTGCAAGTGGCGGTTCGTCCATGACAATAAACGGACCAGCGGACAGCTGCATGTCCGCCAAACTTGCTGCAATGTCCTTTGCTTTTGTCACAAGAGCCAATCATCAGTGTTCAACAGAGCCTGTAAACCACAATCATGGTTTCGGCCAGGCCCGTGGATTCCCCTTCGGCTAACTCAGCATCTTATCTGCCGCCGCATGATGGCGTAGACTGCATCACCAAAATAACAGGGCCAGGGGTCACAGCAGGCATTGGAGAAACTGGAGAAGAATGGAGCAGAAACACGAGCATTGGACGGGATGGGGccattcttttctttttggaGCAGATCGAGTGGCTATCAATCAAGGGGTCAAGCCTCACTCTGGTTGGGGTGTGGCAAACCACCAGCCACAATCACGTAACCGGCCCCCACTCGTCAGAGGCTCATTACAGGCTGCCATTGGACGAAAATCAGGCACCAGCCTCACACCATGTGGCTTCGGTGGCTGCAAAGAGCTTTTCGCGCCCCCATGGAAATGGAAGGGAAGACGAAGGGGAAggtcccccctcccctccaaaAGGAAAAGGCCCCAAGGCCCAAACCCAACACCATCTGGCAGCCTGGTCACGCGCATTGCCCACCTCATCCGCAatcctcgacagcctcaaaaGTCCTCACTTTTATCGGAGCCCGATCGCCAAACCCAACCCGTATCTCCGCTTCGGCCTCCGCCCTGCCGCTCCCGGCAATCTGATACCTGctgtcgccgtcgtcgtcgcctgtTCGTCGCGCTTTCATTTAGTCGCCGGCGTCGCTCTCTCCTTCCCGCCGTTCGTCTCCGTGGCGTGTCGCCAGTCCAGTCATCCAACCTCTCCACTCCCGATCCACCGGCCCTCGCAGCCGCCTCGCTCTCAAAACATCCCTCTTGCATGGCGCATTGACGGCTGCCCCTCGCTCTACGTTTAAAAGAATTGATTACCGCGCCGCAGCGCAACGACGCAATCCTCATTCAGGGCATTCCGCTTCCTGACAAAGCCGACTGTCGCGCCGTGTCTGCGCGCACCGTGAGAAACCGTGGCGGCGCTTACGATCCTGAGCCACAACGAACCCTCGGAGCTGTCCCTGCAACAGCATCTCGAACTCGCCCCGGATCTGGCTGCGTACACGAACCTCACTGCCGAGGGGGAGCCCGAttctttgatgatggcacAGCCCGTGCCTCATCAGCCCACCGATAAGAAGCGCGTCAAGGTCTACGAGCTCCGTAACAATGACTGGTTCGACCGAGGCACCGGCTTCTGCAGCGCGAGCTTCGAGACTGTATGTCGTTGTCCTTTCATCCGCCCTGGccttttttctctccttgCGCATGAAATGCGTGGCTAACTGAGGCGATCTCTAGCTCGAAGATGGTCGCAAGGATCCGCGCGTCATCGTTGAATCCGAAGACCAACCCGACCGCCTCCTACTAGAGACCAAGATCCAGAAAGAAGATGGCTTTCAGAAGCAGCAAGGCACGTCTTGATGCTCGATTTGCGCTGGAGACGTCATATGTCTGACTTGATTCGCAGATACCCTCATCGTATGGCAGGAGCCGAGCAATGGCGTGGATATGGCTCTCAGCTTTCAAGAAGCCGAAGGATGCTCCATGATTTGGTTTGTCCCGTGTCTCATTTATTAGGGCCGACCGCTGACTCTTCCTCAGGCGATTCGTGAGCAGCGTCCAGCAAACCTTTCACAACCTTGCTGGCGCCGGTATGCAGACCTACTCCTCATCCGAGGAGGATTACTTTGCTGATGCCAAATGTCTAGACGATGGCCTCTCCGACGATCTCGCTATCGATGTCCCGCCCACGATCAACCTACCCACCGCCGAACTCGGAAATCTTGGCGAGATTGAGTCAACCATGCGGATGATGAGTACGACAGCTAACGGTCGTGATGCGCTTGCAaaggccatcatggccgaggatTACATTGGCAAACTCATCCCCATGGTTGAGATGGCTGAAGATCTTGAGAGCCTCCAGGACTTGCACCGGCTCTGCAATATCATGAAGAcagtcatcctcctcaacgacACTTCGATTATCGAGCATGCTGTATCAGACGAATGCGTGTTGGGTGTCGTCGGTGCCCTCGAGTATGATCCAGACTTCCCCAGTCACAAAGCTAATCATCGTCACTGGCTCGGAAACCAAGGTCGCTACAAGGAAGTGGTGCGGATTGAGGATGAGCAGACCCGTCGGAAGATCCATCAGACATATCGGCTACAGTACCTCAAGGATGTCGTCCTTGCGCGCATTCTCGACGACCCTACCTTTTCGGTCCTCAATTCCCTCATCTTTTTCAACCAGGTCGACATTGTCCAACATCTGCAAGCGAATGCAGCGTTCCTCAACGAACTGTTTGGTATCTTTAGTACTGCAAACAACGatcagaagaggaagaaggaggcggTCCTGTTTATTCAGCAGTGTTGTGCTATAGCAAAGAACATCCAGCCACCGGCCCGCCAGACCTTGTACAACAACTTCATCGCCCACGGCCTTTTGCAGGTCATCCACTTTGGATTGCGACACCACGATGTTGGAGTGAGGGTCGGCGCTACGGATAttctcatctccatcatcgaccaCGACCCCCAGATGATTCGCCAGACGCTCTACCGACAGATGCACGAGAATCAGCCACCCCTGACGGATTCACTGATTGATCTTTTATTGGTGGAAGTTGACCTCGGTGTCAAGTCGCAAATATCAGAAGCTCTCAAAGTGCTCCTGGACCCTGGACCTGCGCAAATGCCGAACGCCGAGAGCTTTGCAAAGGCGAATGGCGACTTTGGCGGGAGACCGCGTCCTCAAGGGAGCCTGGATCCTCAGCAAGACATCTTCCTGCACCGATTCTATGAACGATCTGCGCCGAGGCTGTTCAAGCCATTGCTCGACCTGGAGAAGCGAACAGACATGAACTTCCCCGTACAACAAGCGTCTATGTTTACGTATCTGATAGAGATTCTGTGTTTCTTTATCCGACAGCATAATCTGCGCTGCAAGTTTTTTGTCATGTCGAACAACATTGCTCAGCGAGTTGCTCAACTTCTCAAATGCCCCGAGAAGTATTTGCGACTGGGTACGCTATATCTACTGTCCGTTTCTCAGCCTATGCTAACCAATAACAGTTGCTATCCGATTCTTCCGCTCTTTGATTGGACTCCAGGACGAATTCTACATCAAGCAGCTGACGGAAAAGCAAGTGCTGGGACCAATTCTCGATGTGCTTATTGAAACCATGCCCAGGGACAACCTCCTGGGTTCCGCATCGCTGGAGTTCTTCGAGTTCATTAAGAAGGAGAACGTTAAAGATCTGATCAAGCACCTTGTAGTGAACTACCGGGAGCGACTGCTAGGTTTGAGCTCCATGCCCACGTTCCGAGACATCATTCTTCGATATGATCAAACTCAGGGATATACATCAAACATGGATTACTTCCtagagggcgaggatgagatAGGCAGGAGACCACAGCCGACGAGATTGATGGAACAAATCAATGTTGAGCAGGAGCAAGAAGAGTACTGGGCAACATCGGAccccgaggaagaggaggattcACAGAACAAGGACCCAGAGAAGGCGCCTTCGACCAACGGGTCTACCGCATCGAAACCTCTCGTGGATTACGCATCCGATGAAGAGACGGACGAAAATGTTGATCCTCAAGCATCAGAGAGCCAAAGCGATGTGGCATCGGACGCCGTGGGGTCACCAATCGACTCGAGCCTCGGAGTTGTACCGCCACTGGAACGACTGTCAGAAAAGCGACGAcgcgaagaggatgaggacgaagatgagctCGGGAAGCTTCTGCACAACAAGCGACGCAACAGCAGTGGCTCTGTTGGTAGCGGCTCGGGAACATCTCACGGCGTCCTCCGCAGACGCAAGAGCTTCAACGCCGGCCCTACCAGTGGCAATGGCCCGAAGAAGATCGCTATCAGCCTGTCCTCGGCTCTACGGACAGGCAGCGGCCCGGGATCCAACGAGGACTCGTGAAAAATTCATTGTGCCCTTCTTTCGGCGATGGCGTACGGGTATTCGGTCTGTTTTGGTTTACCAGGGAACGGGGGGGACGTGGGCTCGGAGGACTCGTTCCCTCACAAATTACATTTGGCAAGGATGGCTGGTTAAGGGATGGTCTATGCGGAGGAGACTGGCGTTGTGTTTGAATTCTCCTTGTGGCTCCTCGTCACTATACTCTTGGTTTCGTATGATTTGCTATCGTCTCCTGGTGGCTTCTCGCCGAGGCGCGCTGGGAGACTGGCAACTCTTGGTCTGGTCTAATGGGGCTCTCCGTCTGGGCTGAgactcggccttcttctgggtGATAGAGTCGTCGAGAAGCGgcggcatggcatggcatggcgtGGGAGGGAAACGAAATGGGATTTTTCGGGTGATGAGAGATTGGCAGGATCGCGAAAGGGGGGAAAGGGCTCTAGATGAGCGGCGGTCTGCCAGTTGACGAGCGGCCGATGTGAGGAAAGGTGGCTGGCTGTGTATCATAACATATATGACTATGGATGGTCTCTCTGAAAAACGAGAGGGTGAGCCGGAGTCTGAAGGACGAGGTCTCTCGTGATGATGGAATGAAAACAAAGACCCGTAGATGAAAACAAACTTTTGTCTATGAccctgccatccatccctaTCTAAGCATCTACTCTGTACCATCATGTCGTTATCTAGCCCAGGACGATATCTTCATGTATCGTTGACAAAGGAAATATGTGAGATAACTCTCACACTCTTAGACCTTCTTGAACTGTTTCGACCACATCTCATACCCGTCAATCATCTGCTTCGTAATGTTGCGTGGCGTCCTCTCCAGCACCGTCACCAAGTCCGACATGTTCAACTCGAGCTTGTTcgtctcgtcatcatcaaaccGTTCCTGCACCAGCATGTATGTTCCATCACAGATGGACTTGATCTCAGCGCCAGAGTAGCCTTCTGAACGAGCCGAAAGGTCCGAGATGTCGACATCAGGGGCGAGGGGTAGACCGCGGAGGTGCACGTTGAAAATGGCCTCGCGAGCAGATGCATCCGGGGGTCCAACGTAGAGCACCTGATCGAAACGGCCGGGACGCATCAGGGCAGGGTCCATAGCCTCGGGACGGTTAGTGGCTGCGAGCACAAGCACGCCTGAGAGAGCCTcgaagccatccatctcagtgaggagggtggtgaggatgTTGACGCCGCCTGTGCTGCGAGTTCCTGAGCCACCAGTACGTGAACCACCGATGGAgtcgatctcgtcaaagaagatgatggacgGAGAGGCGTTGCGGGCACGTTCAAAGAGAGTGCGAACTGCACGTTCAGTCTCGCCGACATACATGTTCAGGAGCTCAGCGCCCTTGATGGCAAAAAAGTTGAAACCGGACTCGGTAGCGGCAGCTTGTGCTGAGAGGGTCTTGGAACAACCTGGAGGACCATATAGAAGGAGGCCCTTTGGTGGAGGACGAAGAGAACGCTCGGGATGCTAAATAAGCGTCAGTGATGGTATTTTCAGGGGCTCGCGGAGATCTCACCTTGGTATATCTGATCATGCGGTTCAGCGCCTTCTTCAGGATATCTTGACCACCGACATCTTGCCAGTGAATGGTTGGAGGGTTGAGATTGATATCGCGCATGGCGGTAGGTCGAGTGGCCTGTCTTGCGTGCTCCAGATCCGTCTGTTCGAGGAAATATTCCTGCTCGACCGAGGGATCGGCGCCCGATTTCCGAAGTCGACGGGCAGCACCTTGTATAGCGTTTGAAACAAGCTTGTCCAGGTCCTGGGGGCTGTAGGCGTGAGTTCGTTGGGCCAACTCCAACAGGAggttctgcttctcctcggaTCTGACAGGGGGGTTGAAGTAGTTCAGGATCTCGAGACGCTCAGAGGTTCTGGGAATAGGTAGGGCGACGTTTCCACTGAAACGACGGGTTttctggagcttggccgGGATGTCTGTAAGATAATCGGTGCAGGTCGCGACCACCACGACCTGAGGCATGGCGGTGCTTGATGATGCAATGGCAGAGAGTTGGTCCAGCTCCTCGGCGATAGTATCAATGACTGTGTCTCGATTAGACCGATCCTTGTTAATCAGGGCCTCAAAGTCATCGATGAGGATCATGCTTGGTTGTTGGCTCTGGGCCAGCTTGAACGTCTCTCTGATGGCAGCAATCTTTTCCGATGGCTTGATCCAATGAACCCTGCCCCATTTTGTCGCCGCCACACGTTCCAGGAAGAAGGTCTTGCCGGTACCTTGACCGCCGTGAATGACAAATCCGCATGACTTCTGCTCGCCCTTGAAGTAGAATGGTCTTGTGAAGGCATCGAGGAAGGTGTTGAGGGCCTCGACCTGGGTTCCCATTCCAGGAACGCCCGTCACGATAAGGTCACCGCCTGCCTGGCCGTTGACTTCAGCTTCTGGCTCGTTCCCGTCGGAAATGCGAATGGCTGATGAGGCATTGTTGAAACGGGCCAGACTGTTGGTTTGAGAGTTGACGGATACGACCTTGAAAGCTCGTCGATATTTGCTAGAAAGAATTGCTTCTAGGACCATGCCAGGATAGACTTGATCAGCACGAGCTGGATATCATAGGTTAGCGTTTTCCCTATGGTCAGTGGTATAGTTAACGTACCGAGAGCACAAGCGAGAGATGCCTCCCATGAAGGAGGATATCGGGCCTCCTTTTCATGCCTCTTCATACTCTCAATATCGTTCGCTGTCTTCTCAGTCTTCTCAGTAGCATCCTGAACAACAATCTCCTCTGCATCAGGCGTCGTCCCCGCAAGGGCGATGCGCACAGGGTCGCCGATCTTGAACCCCGTCGCATCCTGAAAAGCCCTGGTCATCATCACGACGTTGGGGCTCAAGTTCTTCTCAGGCAGAATCCACAGCGACGCCTCCCGCTGGAGCTCCTCTCGGGGACCATCCTCCTTTGCCTCGCGGGGGTTCTCGAGCCTCGTGACAATGCAGTGCTTGCCGCTCTCGAGGTTTCCGTTGAGCGAGAGCATCGTATCCTTGCTCACGTAGATGCGTGCGGCGCCGATGAGACTCGACTTCTCGAGGCTGGTGTTGGCCAAAGGCCGCACCTTGGCGTCGATGCTCTTTGCGAGCATTCTGAAGTGTGAAATCTatcagaagaggaagaagtaGAGAGAGAAAATTAAATGggtcgaggtgaagaggCGATTCTTGATCCAGTTTCTATTGGCCTTGGTTGTAGTTGATCAGTGTAAAAGTTCAGATGCACACAAATGGCAAGAATTGCAAACTAGTGCGGGAGCCTGACCACGGATGTAAAAATGGCACAGTCTTTGACTATCCTGCTCTGATGTTTTGCTAAATTCTAGGGAACATAGAGGGCATATGAATAATGTGAATATATATTTTGTATATGATCATGATTAAAATTTGACGTCTATTTTGCTCTTTTTTGCTGTTTAGTGAGGGGTTTAGACGAGACTCATATATCACGACCATCCTTGCAGGCTATCATCTCGTGTTATGGATCAAGCAGAACAGTGCTCCAGCTGCAGCCTTTCTCTAAAGATATGAAGGACTTATGTGCAATCCATCAATTTGATCATGCACCGCTAATCCTTAGTGTAATAAACTGGTAAAGAACATCAAAcatgccaacaacaaccatCCTTCCCTCATCATGAGTCCTGCCATGATACGTCCCACCTCCAAGGATCGGTCCACTAAACCTTTTTGAGCCCCGGCGCAAAACATGTCCAATTCTCCCAAACCTCGAATCCTTCCAACATTTCGAGCTTCCACCTCCAACCTCGCTCAATCCCTCTTCCCCAGGGGCATCCCATGTTTGCCTACACGCCTCCGCCCGGATGATCCGTCCCCGATGGCTCCCCAGCGCGGCCGCCCTCGGCGCCAGGTCCATCTCGTCGGTCCGCAACCCCAAGGATCCCCGGTGGATGGTGCCCGGGAGGAAGGCCCCGGACAGCAAAGACAGAAAAcccgaggatgagctcggGATTCCAAAGGTCGAACTCAGTCCCAAGGACGAGTTTGCCAAGTGGAGGACGCCCGTCGAGGCCCCCGGGTCCGGGCTCGATCCTATCGAGGAGGCGAGCCgtctcgaggccaagaatcAGTTTTGGAAGCGCAACAACCAGGCTGCTCGCATGCTAGTTCTCGAAGGCCTGCCGACGTCGCTGGTCTCGAGCGACTTTTTGCGTCTAAACGCCAAGGATCTCGCCAGCTGGAGGAACCTCATTAAGGAGGGTGCGCATCCCTTCTAACCTGCACCATCCGCCAGAAGCTAACTTTGAGATTAATAGTCCAACAAGAGCGTGACCCGTGGACGCTCGACCCCATCGGCACCTACCGCATCTCGTTCGGATCGAGCTCCGCCGCCGAGCTTTACCAGGCCACGCTCGAccgtctcctccgtctcgcCCGGATAAAGCTACACTGTACCACCGGTCTTTGGACCAGCGAGGTCCCGCCCGAGCTGCGAGGCGACGGCGAgttcgaggccgagctcgagCAGTTCTCCCTCGTCCCGGGTTCGTACCCGGgcaccatctcctccagaCTGTCCCGCGCCAAGGGCAaatggccatggcagctcCTCATGgacctcctcgtccgtcgTTCCGGCTATAGACTCCCCCCGGCCGCCGTCCTGCTGCAGCTGCGGCACCCGCTCATATCGGGCCCGGGACTGGACAGGCTGATCAGAATGGACGGCGCCGAGCGCAACCATCCGTGGAACGTCAGCTCCGTCTACTCGCTCTCCCGCACCACCGAAGACCACGCCTTGCTCGACAAGCACGGCATGCGAGTGCCCCTAGAAGACATCAACTTTCGCCTCAAGCTTAACACTCGATTTGTCCTTCTCTGTAGAGACTCCGAGGTTGCCTGGCGGTTTATCCGGAGCTGGAACCAGCGGGAGCTTGAAGTGGACGACGAAGGCAGAAAAACGACAGTGACGGCATCATATATTGAGTTTTAGCGATTGAACATGATAGAACGGGTACAGTCAAAAAATGAATCGGCCATGGTACATCACTCCCCTCAATGCCATCCAACTTTGTGGCCATCTGTCCAGCAGCCTCTCGCGATGCAGCTTCTCTACTTTGTGCCCCCTCTGCAATGCCTCTCGTGAACAATGATAAAGCAGCCTCTCGATCCAAGCGCAACCACAAACAGACCAGACACGTAACGAAAGCAATGTATATTAGACCCAGATCAAAAAACCGAAACTCCAGACCGGATTTGCTCTCTAAGATGGGGTGGAAGGTCGGTCAGGGGGAGAATGGGACATGACCAAAACCTCGCGCGTAGTGTAGTCGCATCTCCTCTTTCATGATGACTGAGATTGCCGCCCTGCTCAACCCAGCTcacagccagccagccagccatcatccatctGTTCCTCCTCTCTTTCGGTTGCCTTTCCTCCTGCCACACCCTCCAGGTTCGCTTCCCTCTCTCTTGGTGAACTCACTCTCCAActcgcatcgcatcgcagcacagcacaggcACACCGACCCGCTCCACGGCGTGCCAAGTTAACAAAAgttataagtttaataaataaggacGGCAGACGGAGAAAAGACAGATACGGACTCCTCGGGGTATTCAGCGGCTCAGCAGCACTTGCTGCCGCCGGCTTCGCTCTTGTCGCCAACGTTGACGCCGCTCGCCGAGGGTTGGTCGTTCTTGGAGTTGTCGATGAGTCGCTTCTTGATGTCGGCGGCTAGGCTGTAGAAGGCCttgtcgatgttgatgttgctcTTGGCCGAAACCTCGAGGAAGGGGATGCCGAGCTCGTCGGCGAGGGCCTGGCCCTGCTCGGTAGAGACGACGCGTTTCTCCTCCCAGTCGCACTTATTTCCAATCAGGATCTTGTTGACGCCCTCGGTGGCGTGTTGCTCGACGTTCTGGAACCAGGTACGGATGTCTGCAATGTCAGTGTCAGCATGGTGTGTCGATTGGGGTGCCATGGCTTGGCCGGCGGcgccgaggaggcggcaACGACGGTAGATGGCGGGATGGACCATCAGGGCTCGGCGGGACAAGATGACACGGAGACGTACTGTTGAATGAGCGCTCATCGGTGACGTCGTAGACCAGGAGGATGCCCATAGCACCGCGGTAGTAggcggtggtgatggtacGGAAGCGCTCCTGGCCGGCGGTATCCCAGATCTGCAGCTTGACGCGCTTTCCATCGAGCTCAATGGTCCTGATCTTGAAGTCGATGCCGATGGTGGTGATAAAGGACGGGGTGAAGGAGTCTTCGCTGAAGCGCAGCAGACAGCACGACTTGCCGACGCCGGAGTCGCCTATCAGGAGCAGCTTGATCTATAcggtggaggaagagacagGACATGGTCAGCGGGAGTGattctcaacaccatcgcGGGCACTGAGCGGCGATCGCGAAGGGCAACATTTCGGCTCTGCAAATTCACATGGCCCATCTGGGGGTTGGTTCGAGACAAAATGCCAGGGACGCAGGGGGGTAGTTGAGCGGGCTTGCGGGCGGTGGGGGGGAGGGAAGCGTGGACAGGTAGAGGTA
This window encodes:
- a CDS encoding SMK-1 domain-containing protein, encoding MAQPVPHQPTDKKRVKVYELRNNDWFDRGTGFCSASFETLEDGRKDPRVIVESEDQPDRLLLETKIQKEDGFQKQQDTLIVWQEPSNGVDMALSFQEAEGCSMIWRFVSSVQQTFHNLAGAGMQTYSSSEEDYFADAKCLDDGLSDDLAIDVPPTINLPTAELGNLGEIESTMRMMSTTANGRDALAKAIMAEDYIGKLIPMVEMAEDLESLQDLHRLCNIMKTVILLNDTSIIEHAVSDECVLGVVGALEYDPDFPSHKANHRHWLGNQGRYKEVVRIEDEQTRRKIHQTYRLQYLKDVVLARILDDPTFSVLNSLIFFNQVDIVQHLQANAAFLNELFGIFSTANNDQKRKKEAVLFIQQCCAIAKNIQPPARQTLYNNFIAHGLLQVIHFGLRHHDVGVRVGATDILISIIDHDPQMIRQTLYRQMHENQPPLTDSLIDLLLVEVDLGVKSQISEALKVLLDPGPAQMPNAESFAKANGDFGGRPRPQGSLDPQQDIFLHRFYERSAPRLFKPLLDLEKRTDMNFPVQQASMFTYLIEILCFFIRQHNLRCKFFVMSNNIAQRVAQLLKCPEKYLRLVAIRFFRSLIGLQDEFYIKQLTEKQVLGPILDVLIETMPRDNLLGSASLEFFEFIKKENVKDLIKHLVVNYRERLLGLSSMPTFRDIILRYDQTQGYTSNMDYFLEGEDEIGRRPQPTRLMEQINVEQEQEEYWATSDPEEEEDSQNKDPEKAPSTNGSTASKPLVDYASDEETDENVDPQASESQSDVASDAVGSPIDSSLGVVPPLERLSEKRRREEDEDEDELGKLLHNKRRNSSGSVGSGSGTSHGVLRRRKSFNAGPTSGNGPKKIAISLSSALRTGSGPGSNEDS